In Vibrio mangrovi, the DNA window CTTTCTCCCTGGGTCAAAGTACTGGATGCTGCCGAGATATTATCGGCACTCTCACAACGACGAAGTGAATTTGGTGAATAACCAAAGTCAGAAGCATCATTTGTACAAAAAATTCTCGCCTATGCCATAAAGATGTTTAATTTGTCATTTATGGCATTGTATTTGCAATTTATTTACTCACACGACAAAAGCATGACACTCTTACGGTAGCATTATGCCTCCTATTCGGTTTATGATGCGATAAAGGGTTGATTGAAAGCAGAAATACTGTCATTTTTACAGGGATCATGAATAAGATAGGTTTAGTTATGCGTAAAATTATTAGTGCAACAGTGTTGTTACTAGCATCTGGATACACATTTGCAGCGGTAGATCCAAACAGCCCATCAGTGATGAGCAATTTCAGTTATGACTACTACGAAGCCCGAATCGGTATCAGTCCAAACACCTATGGTGCCGGTCTCAGCATGTCTGTTCACCCTAATGCACATGTAATTGGGCGAGTGGATTCAAAGCTTGAAGGCGATTACGACTTATCTGGCGGCTTAGGCTTCCATGCCCCCATCAATAACTGGGCCGATTTTACCGGTGAGATGTTGGTTCGTATGGTCGATTACGATGATTCCCGAGGCAGCGATACTGGCATGGAACTGAACCTGGGAGTTCGCCAATGGCTTGGTCCACAACTCGAAGTGGGTGGTAAAATCGGTTATCTGACTATTGACAGTAATGATGACTGGCTGGGTTCAGCATATGCCCGTTTCCATTCAACAGAGCTGTTCTCTGTTGCTGCTGAAGCCCGTTTCAACGACACATATGATGATCAAATCATGCTGAGTGCCCGATTCAAATACTAATGTACCGGCATAGTTGATAGTGACACTAACACAGCCAAGTTAAATGACTTGGCTGTTGTTCGTTATCCCTCCTCTTCTTCTGCAAGCGAGCAGCACTCATTCAATACCTGTTGCTTACGTTTCTCCGGAATTAATTTCCAGTGAACTTCTTCAATTGCCCCAACAAATTTCCATAGCAGCTTAACATCGGCTGTCGCACCGTATAATTGCCTGACTTTCAGAAATGCTCTCGTAGCTCCCAGTTTAAAGAATGCGGCCACATCGGGGATTCCCGATTTCTTCAACATTCGTTCTATGGTCAGATGCAAATTGGGCAGATCTCTCAATCGTCGATTCGACAATGAATATTTCTGCCTTTTCTGACAGATAGCCAACGCTTTAGCACGACTGATGATATCTCCGAGATACGGATACCCGGATCGAAACAATTCAGTAATATCGTAATAATTTACTTTAGAAATACTTTGTTTTTTAACAAAGACATACTTTGAGCAATTCAACGATACTAGCTTCTCGTCCAGTACACCCCCGCCCCGGATATAAATATGATTCGCACAGACCAAAGCAAACATGGCATCCTGACAAAATAATCCTACATCCCCAAATATTGACTTAGTGTCAAAATTTTCTCTTTCCATTAAGTAATCAAAAAATTTTGTTGCTATCATTTACCTAGCCTCAGTAATCATTATGTGTACATTTCAGGCTGACTTGTTGTTAGCGATAACTTGGGAATTCATTGTGGGAACGTCCGGGATATCGCCTTTATTGTCGGCTAAAAAGATATAACGAATTGATTTCTAAAATCTCGGCATGCGGTGTGAAATGAGTCCCATCAAATCTATACCAACCATATGGGGATAATAAATATGCGTGTGTATTCTCAATTTGAGCGTATCGCCAATAATTTCTCGCGATCACCGATATTTCATTGCGGGGCTATCAGTGCGACTGGTAAAATAATGTAAATAACAACGAATCTGATGAATATGAATCACGTCTCTTTTTTTTGGCTTCCGAGCGATCAGCAAGCCTTGTTTCAGGCAATAGAAACCGAATTCGCCCAAATGGTTGAATTGTCTATACAAAATGGGAAAATTGAACTCCCGCCGATCCCTCAGGTCGTGTTGGAAATTCAGAAGCTCTGTCTGGATGAAAGCACGACGGTAACGGATGTGGCAGAGTGTTTAATCAATGACCCCGGCCTGACGGCCGTCGTCTTACGAATTGCTAATTCTGTCATTTTCAACTCAAGAAATATCGCCTACAGTGATATCAATACGGCAGTGGCCAGACTTGGAATTTTCCGGGTCAGGGATATCGTTACGGCACAAGCAGTTAAGCAACTGAAATATTCAGTCAACCTTCGCGATGACTGCAATCAAATTCTGCGGCAAAGTGCGAACAATTCGAGAAAGCTCTGCGCAACCATGGTCTTGGTGACCAATACATTTAAAGAACTGGATCCTCAGGAGTATGCCTATCTGGAACCAGATAAGGCATTGTTGGTCGGTCTGTTGGCAGATATCGGGTTATTCTGTCTGCTCAATGAATATCATATCTATCTTGAGCAGGGTAACTATCTCGACCACGATCTGGCCATGCGCATTTTCGAATCACGCTGTGACCGAACCAGTTATCATGTGCTGAAGACCTGGGGTTTCGACCAAGACTTTCTTTCTGTTGCAACAAACAAAGAAATTCCGAACAAGTCTGGGGACGTTTCCTACCTCGACATCGCAAAAATTGCATATCACCTGCTGCTCTTCCGTCAGCAAGATGCCAGCATTGAAGACCATGAAGTGGAGATCAATGCGACCGGTGCCGAAGTTTTATATGAATTGAGTAACTTATCTGATTCGGACTTTAACACCAAAATCCGTTCAATTATCCATTCATCAGGATTTTGAGCACATTCATTCTTTCTGCACATAAACAGCCGTCACTTTCCCGGGGGCTGTTTACGGCTGATTCCGGCTGGTCTGCGAATTAATTCGGGACATTCGTTCCGTTTTCGTTTAGATTGTCCCGCCAGAATAGGCAATGACACGATATGACAGCTTTATGGTTTTAAAAAGCAAAACAGCGGAAGCCAATTTTGACAGCCTGCTTCGAATTTTCACTGTGCCGGAAGGTCCGGGTTCTACACTGACGAAAATTGAAGAAGAGATTTCGCAAAACCTCAATCAGTTTCTACGGGAACATATTGTTTCCGAAGAAAAACCGCTAAAAGCAATTGAGCAAGACTTCCTGTCATCCCAAATTCCGGAACTCCCGGAGTTTGTTTCTGATCATACCCAGCATTTACTGGATAAGGTTGTTGCCCAGTCTGTCCATACATCAGCCCCCAGTTTTATCGGTCATATGACTTCGGCATTACCCTACTTTCTGATGCCTCTGTCAAAAATCATGATTGCCCTGAACCAGAATCTGGTCAAAATTGAAACGTCCAAAGCTTTTACACCACTGGAACGTCAGGTTGTCGGTATGTTACACCGGTTAATCTATTCCGGAACCGATGATTTCTATTCTCAGTGGATGCACAGTGCGAATCATTCGTTAGGCGCATTCTGCTCCGGTGGAACTATTGCGAATATTACCGCATTATGGGTTGCCCGAAATAATGCCCTGAAGGCTCAGGGAACATTTCAGGGAGTCGAAAAAGAAGGCCTGTTCCGGGCCATGAAATATTATGGTTATGAAGGACTGGCAATTCTGGTTTCAGAAAGAGGTCACTATTCTCTGAAAAAAGCCGCGGATTTACTGGGAATAGGTCAGGAAGGACTGGTTGCCGTCCCGACAGATGAACACCATAAGGTCAAACCAGAAGCCCTGAAAAAAACGATTCAACGTTTGAAGCAACAACGAATTCTGCCATTTGCCGTTGTTGGCGTCGCCGGTACTACCGAAACCGGAAATATTGATCCTCTTGCCGAGATTGCCGACATCTGTCAACAGGAGAACTGCCACTTTCATGTAGATGCAGCCTGGGGCGGAGCAACACTGATGTCGAATCAGTACCGTCATCTGCTGCACGGTATCGAAAAAGCAGACTCGGTGACAATCGATGCCCATAAGCAGCTCTATCTTCCGATGGGTGCTGGAATGGTCCTGTTTAAATCGCCCACATCGACGCATGCGATCGAACATCATGCCCAATATATCTTGCGTGAGGGCTCCAAAGATCTGGGCAGCAGGACACTGGAAGGTTCCCGTTCGGGAATGGCAATGCTGGTTTATGCTTGTATGCATATCATTAGTCGTGCCGGATATGAGCTGTTAGTGAATGAAAGTATTCAGAAAGCAGCCTATTTTGCAGACCTCATCCAACAGCAAAGTGACTTTGAACTGGTTTCCGAACCTGAGCTATGTTTGCTCACTTATCGTTACGTCCCTGAGCAGACACGCCTTGCTCTACAACAGAGCTCCGGTGATACGCTGGCCCGGCTCAACCAACAGTTGAATGAACTGACAAAATTCATTCAGAAAAAACAAAGAGAATCAGGAAAATCATTCGTTTCCAGAACCCGGCTGAACCCAGACCGGTGGCAACATCTGGATACAGTCGTTTTCCGGGTTGTTCTGGCCAATCCTCTGACAACGAAGGATATCTTACATGCCGTACTGGAAGAACAGCGGCATATTGCAACATTAGCCCCGCTGCTACTCAGTCAGATACAACATACTACCGAGAGTATTCTGTCTGTAGGCAACAGTCACGAACCATCCATAACACCGTAAATAGATCACATGAAATGAAATTTTATTTCCACCTGGTGTAAGAAATGAATCATTTTGCATGGGTGAAATACTATTTTTTCCGATTTACCGGTAAAATTAAGGAATGGTATGAAATTTAGTTTGAGGCCTGTCATATTCTTATCATCCGATAACCTGAAATGTTACAGGATTATCGGTGCATACGTTTATACTCTTTTCTCATGCCCGCTTCGTGATGAATGTTAAATTCTTTGAACATCATGATTCGATATCGCCGGTGGTCAGGTCGAATCCCTGATATGTTCTCTTTTTCCGTGTGAACACTATGAATACATTAGAAAAAATTCAAAAAAATCTGGAAAATTTTAGCAAGTCTGAACGAAAGGTTGCAGAAGTAATTATGGCGTCGCCACAAACTGCAATCCATTCCAGTATCGCAACACTTGCCAAAATGGCTGATGTGAGTGAGCCCACGGTGAACCGTTTCTGTCGCCGTTTAGATACCAAAGGCTTTCCTGACTTCAAGCTTCATCTGGCCCAAAGTCTGGCAAATGGTACACCTTATGTGAACCGTAACGTCGAAGAAGACGATGGCCCTGATGCATACACACATAAAATTTTCGAATCGACAATGGCTTGTCTTGATGTTGCTAAAAACAGCATTGATTCAGCTCAGATCAATCGTGCGGTTGATCTACTGACTCAGGCCAAGAGAATCTCGTTTTTTGGTTTAGGAGCATCCTCTGCCGTAGCTCGTGACGCACAGAATAAATTTATCCGTTTCAATATTCCGATTTCCTGTTTTGAAGATATTGTCATGCAGCGAATGAGCTGTATCAACTGTACCGATAATGATGTTGTTGTGCTAATTTCTCACACCGGCCGGACCAAAAGTCAGGTTGAAATCGCCCATCTGGCAAAACAAAACGGTGCGACCGTCATTTCGATCACCGCAAAAGACTCACCTTTGGATAAAGCCAGTTCCCTATCGATCTGTCTTGATGTACCGGAAGATACCGATGTCTATATGCCAATGGCGAGTCGGGTGGTACAGATGACCGTGATTGATGTACTTGCAACCGGCTTTACATTACGTCGCGGTTCCGGCTTCCGGGAAAATCTCAAACGGGTTAAAGATGCATTGAAAGACTCCCGCTACGATAAACTCTCTCAGTTCTGAGATTTTGATAAAATGACACATTGATGTGTTTCCAAACGAAACGGGCCGGTGATGGGCCCGTTTCGTTTTGACTGTTCATCGTTAAAACGATAGATTTAATCTATTAAAACAAGAGGCAGATGTAACTTTATTTCCTAGGTGACTTCAGGCATAGTTACGCCAACAACACATGAAGGAGAAAGTTATGTTTGTAGTGATTTTTGGTCGTCCTGGCTGCCCATTCTGTGTCCGGGCAAAAGAACATGCAGAAACATTAAAAGAAAAACGCGACGATTTTAATTTCCGCTACGTTGATATCCAGGCAGAAGGCATCAGCAAAGCCGACCTGGAAAAAACCGTAGGAAAACCAGTCGAAACTGTTCCTCAAATCTTCATCGACCAAAACCATATTGGCGGCTGCACAGAATTTGAAGCTTATGCCAAAGAAAATCTGGGTCTTTTCGACGAATAATCCCCGTCATGAATATCACTAACCTGCCAATAATCTGGCAGGTTTTGTTTTTCTGACTATTTATAGTGTTTCCTCTCTACTGAATCGCCCTCTCCAAGAAGAAAATTCTTTCCCATATAAAAAACCACCAAAAATTCACTTATTTTTTCTTGCAATTCAGATACAATTCACTTGCTTATCTTCCTTTCCACCCCACTGAGTTGAGTTGTGAATATAAACGTTGTATTGCTGTTAAAAGAAAACCCTATTCTACTTATTTTTGTTGTTCTGGCGTGTGGTCTGGCTCTGGGGAAAATTCGCTTCGGTAGCCTGCAAGTCGGCAATTCTATCGGTGTCCTGATGACCTCACTGCTCATGGGACATCTTGGCTTCTCACTGAATTCAGAGGCACTGACCATTGGTTTTATGCTCTTTATTTATTGTGTCGGAATTGAAGCCGGTCCGAACTTCTTTGGTATATTTTTCCGGGATGGTAAACACTACCTTATTCTGAGCCTCACTGTACTGATAATTGCCAATCTGATTACCTATTTCGGCGGGCAGATACTGCATCTGGATTATGGATTGTCTGCCGGGATGATGGCCGGAGCGCTCACATCCACACCGATACTTGTAGGGGCACAGGATGCGCTCAACTCCGGGCTGGCAGAAATCCCACACAACATGGACATGTCCCGGGTTCTGGAAAATGTCTCTGTCGGCTATGCCATGGCCTATCTTATCGGCTTAATCAGTATGATCATGTTCGCAAAACTCCTGCCCCGACTACAAAAACAGAATTTATCAGATTCAGCCCAGCAGATTGCCCGTGAACGGGGTCTGGGCCACAACGGGCAACGTAAGGTTTACTTACCGATCATCCGGGCATACCGGGTTGGAAAAGAGTTAACCAACTGGATTGACGGACGTAATCTTCGGGAATTGGGGATCTACCGTCAGACGGGATGCTACATCGAACGTATCCGACGCAACGGCATTTTAGCGCACCCTGATGGAGATGCCATTTTGCAGGAAGGCGATGAAATTGCGCTGGTTGGTTTTCCTGACAGTCATGCCAGGCTGGATCCCAGCTTCAGAAATGGTAAAGAAGTCTTTGACCGGAATCTGCTCGACTTACGTATTTCGGAAGAAGAGATTGTCGTCAAAAGCGACAGTATGGTCGGTAAACGGCTGTCAGATCTTAACCTTTCTGAGTATGGATGCTTTCTGAACCGGGTTGTCCGGGCACAAATTGAAATGCCGATGGACTCAGATATTGTTCTGACTAAAGGCGATCTCCTTCAGGTGAGTGGAGAAAAGAGCCGGGTTCAGGGGCTGGCCGATAAAATCGGCTTTATCTCGATACACAGTCAAATGGCTGACCTGCTGGCTTTCTGTGCTTTCTTCATTTTCGGAATTACGCTGGGCTTAATTACCATGACCTTCGGTCAGGTTTCTTTTGGCCTGGGAAATGCCGTCGGGCTCTTACTATCCGGCATTACTTTAGGATTTTTACGGGCCAATCACCCAACTTTTGGTTATGTCCCGCAAGGTGCATTAAATATGACTAAAGATCTGGGATTGATGATTTTCATGGTCGGTATCGGCTTAAGTGCCGGGGGAAGCATGTTTGAACATTTATCTGAAGTCGGAATTCAGGTGATTGGTCTGGCCTTTCTGGTCAGTGTTGTCCCGGTCGTGTTTGCCTATCTGATCGGTGCTTATATTTTAAAAATGAACCGGGCATTACTTTTCGGTGCGATCATCGGAGCAAGAACCTGTGCCCCGGCTATGGACATTGTCAATGAATATGCGAAATCAACAATTCCCGCGCTAGGTTATGCCGGTACTTATACCATTGCCAACATCCTGATGACACTGACCGGCACCATCATTATTCTACTCAGTTAACGGCTAACTGATGATATAAAAAAAGCGCCCTTACGGCGCTTTTTTTATATTCTACTGGCTTAAAGATCGACAACATCAAAATCAACTGCCGGGTTTACATCAGCATCATAATCAACACTATCAACCCCAAAACCGAACAATTTCAGAAACTCATCTTTATAGGCTTCATAATCGGTCAGTTCTTTCAGATTCTCAGTTGTAATCTGTGGCCACAAGTCACGACAGTGCTGTTGAATGTCTTCTCTCAGCTCCCAGTCATCAAGACGCAGACGGTTCTTCTCGTCAACTTCAGGTGCATTGCCATCAGCCCGGTACAGACGCTCACTGAACAAGCGATAGATTTGCTCCATACACCCTTCATGAACGCCTTCTTCACGCATCTTTTTAAAGACCATTGAAATATAAAGCGGCATCACCGGAATCGCAGAACTTGCCTGTGTTACAACTGATTTCAGGACCGCAACATTGGCCGAACCCTGTTTTGAACCTAACTTCTCATTCAGTGCTGTTGCTGCACGATCCAAATCCATTTTTGCCCGGCCTAGAGCACCATCCCAATAAATAGGCCAGGTCAGCTCAGTACCGATATAACTGTAAGCAACTGTTTTGCAACCTTCTGCAAGAACGCCCGCTTCATCCAGCGCATTCATCCAGAGTTCCCAGTCCTGTCCGCCCATGACCGTAACAGTATCTTCAATTTCCTGTTCTGTCGCGGGTTCAAGGCTGGCTTCAATGATGACATCCCGGTTGGTATCAACCGCTGTTGAGGTGTAAGTCTCCCCAATCGGCTTCAGAGATGAACGGATCAATTCGCCGCTATCCGGCATTTTTCTCACTGGCGACGCCAGAGAGTAAACCACCAGATCAACCTGACCGAGATCTTGCTGAATCAATTCAACCGCTTTCTGTTTTGCTTCGTGTGAAAAAGCATCACCGTTAATGCTTTTCGCATACAGACCGGCTTCGTGAGCACATTTGTCAAAAGCAGCAGCATTATAAAATCCTGCCGTTCCCGGCTTTTTCTCTGTTCCCGGTTTTTCAAAGAAAACACCGATTGTTGCCGCACCACCGCCAAAAGCCGCAGCAATGCGTGAGGAAAGCCCATAGCCACTGGAAGAACCGACAACCAGTACACGCTTAGGTGCATTTTCAATGCTTCCCTGTGATTTTGTATAAGCGATTTGCTCTCTGACATTCGCTTCACATCCAACAGGATGTGTTGTCGTACAGATAAATCCACGAATTTTAGGTTTGATGATCATATTCAACTTCCTTTAAAAAACCCCGTTAGGATAAAAGTTTCGCCTGAAAATCTCACCTTATTTCTTAATATTTACCCCTAAAATACGAGTGGTTGGATCTCTTTTCATCAATTTCATCCGGCCAGACCAGCAGCCCTGACTGAAATCGTCCCGGATTTGCTCAGGCATATTTCCATCATTGAGGAATATCAGCACAAAAAATCAGAAAAAAATTGAACCATCTTTTATTTCGTCAGTCTGATTTAACAAGATTGACAGAGATGTTGGATTTCTTTTCTGTTGATACTGCTTTTTCTTGTTAACTCCTATTTAGTGCCCAGTACGTGTTGTACTGGGTTTTTTCTTGGCTGATAATCTTGTCATAGTTGATCAACCCAAGCTATTCTTGCCTGCATGAATGTTTTTACTCATAGTCCGGTAACCGAGCACACTTTTCGTGGAAAAGATTTCTATCTTAAACGGGATGATTTGCTGCATCCTCAGTTTTCAGGAAATAAAGCCCGGAAACTGATGCCACTGCTTGATGCCCCTCTTCCCCAAATCAAAACCCTGATTAGCTATGGTTCACCGCAGGCGAATTCTCTTTATTCTTTTGCCGCACTGGCACAGTTAAGAGGCTGGCA includes these proteins:
- a CDS encoding TfoX/Sxy family DNA transformation protein encodes the protein MIATKFFDYLMERENFDTKSIFGDVGLFCQDAMFALVCANHIYIRGGGVLDEKLVSLNCSKYVFVKKQSISKVNYYDITELFRSGYPYLGDIISRAKALAICQKRQKYSLSNRRLRDLPNLHLTIERMLKKSGIPDVAAFFKLGATRAFLKVRQLYGATADVKLLWKFVGAIEEVHWKLIPEKRKQQVLNECCSLAEEEEG
- a CDS encoding HDOD domain-containing protein, giving the protein MNHVSFFWLPSDQQALFQAIETEFAQMVELSIQNGKIELPPIPQVVLEIQKLCLDESTTVTDVAECLINDPGLTAVVLRIANSVIFNSRNIAYSDINTAVARLGIFRVRDIVTAQAVKQLKYSVNLRDDCNQILRQSANNSRKLCATMVLVTNTFKELDPQEYAYLEPDKALLVGLLADIGLFCLLNEYHIYLEQGNYLDHDLAMRIFESRCDRTSYHVLKTWGFDQDFLSVATNKEIPNKSGDVSYLDIAKIAYHLLLFRQQDASIEDHEVEINATGAEVLYELSNLSDSDFNTKIRSIIHSSGF
- the panP gene encoding pyridoxal-dependent aspartate 1-decarboxylase PanP — translated: MVLKSKTAEANFDSLLRIFTVPEGPGSTLTKIEEEISQNLNQFLREHIVSEEKPLKAIEQDFLSSQIPELPEFVSDHTQHLLDKVVAQSVHTSAPSFIGHMTSALPYFLMPLSKIMIALNQNLVKIETSKAFTPLERQVVGMLHRLIYSGTDDFYSQWMHSANHSLGAFCSGGTIANITALWVARNNALKAQGTFQGVEKEGLFRAMKYYGYEGLAILVSERGHYSLKKAADLLGIGQEGLVAVPTDEHHKVKPEALKKTIQRLKQQRILPFAVVGVAGTTETGNIDPLAEIADICQQENCHFHVDAAWGGATLMSNQYRHLLHGIEKADSVTIDAHKQLYLPMGAGMVLFKSPTSTHAIEHHAQYILREGSKDLGSRTLEGSRSGMAMLVYACMHIISRAGYELLVNESIQKAAYFADLIQQQSDFELVSEPELCLLTYRYVPEQTRLALQQSSGDTLARLNQQLNELTKFIQKKQRESGKSFVSRTRLNPDRWQHLDTVVFRVVLANPLTTKDILHAVLEEQRHIATLAPLLLSQIQHTTESILSVGNSHEPSITP
- a CDS encoding MurR/RpiR family transcriptional regulator, whose protein sequence is MNTLEKIQKNLENFSKSERKVAEVIMASPQTAIHSSIATLAKMADVSEPTVNRFCRRLDTKGFPDFKLHLAQSLANGTPYVNRNVEEDDGPDAYTHKIFESTMACLDVAKNSIDSAQINRAVDLLTQAKRISFFGLGASSAVARDAQNKFIRFNIPISCFEDIVMQRMSCINCTDNDVVVLISHTGRTKSQVEIAHLAKQNGATVISITAKDSPLDKASSLSICLDVPEDTDVYMPMASRVVQMTVIDVLATGFTLRRGSGFRENLKRVKDALKDSRYDKLSQF
- a CDS encoding GrxA family glutaredoxin; this translates as MFVVIFGRPGCPFCVRAKEHAETLKEKRDDFNFRYVDIQAEGISKADLEKTVGKPVETVPQIFIDQNHIGGCTEFEAYAKENLGLFDE
- a CDS encoding aspartate:alanine antiporter, which gives rise to MNINVVLLLKENPILLIFVVLACGLALGKIRFGSLQVGNSIGVLMTSLLMGHLGFSLNSEALTIGFMLFIYCVGIEAGPNFFGIFFRDGKHYLILSLTVLIIANLITYFGGQILHLDYGLSAGMMAGALTSTPILVGAQDALNSGLAEIPHNMDMSRVLENVSVGYAMAYLIGLISMIMFAKLLPRLQKQNLSDSAQQIARERGLGHNGQRKVYLPIIRAYRVGKELTNWIDGRNLRELGIYRQTGCYIERIRRNGILAHPDGDAILQEGDEIALVGFPDSHARLDPSFRNGKEVFDRNLLDLRISEEEIVVKSDSMVGKRLSDLNLSEYGCFLNRVVRAQIEMPMDSDIVLTKGDLLQVSGEKSRVQGLADKIGFISIHSQMADLLAFCAFFIFGITLGLITMTFGQVSFGLGNAVGLLLSGITLGFLRANHPTFGYVPQGALNMTKDLGLMIFMVGIGLSAGGSMFEHLSEVGIQVIGLAFLVSVVPVVFAYLIGAYILKMNRALLFGAIIGARTCAPAMDIVNEYAKSTIPALGYAGTYTIANILMTLTGTIIILLS
- the fabV gene encoding enoyl-ACP reductase FabV, whose protein sequence is MIIKPKIRGFICTTTHPVGCEANVREQIAYTKSQGSIENAPKRVLVVGSSSGYGLSSRIAAAFGGGAATIGVFFEKPGTEKKPGTAGFYNAAAFDKCAHEAGLYAKSINGDAFSHEAKQKAVELIQQDLGQVDLVVYSLASPVRKMPDSGELIRSSLKPIGETYTSTAVDTNRDVIIEASLEPATEQEIEDTVTVMGGQDWELWMNALDEAGVLAEGCKTVAYSYIGTELTWPIYWDGALGRAKMDLDRAATALNEKLGSKQGSANVAVLKSVVTQASSAIPVMPLYISMVFKKMREEGVHEGCMEQIYRLFSERLYRADGNAPEVDEKNRLRLDDWELREDIQQHCRDLWPQITTENLKELTDYEAYKDEFLKLFGFGVDSVDYDADVNPAVDFDVVDL